The region TGTATCATGAGAATACAATAGTACTGAGTTGGCTGTGTGAAAACAATGCAATATTATTTCTTGTGTGCTATTTCTGTTCCCCGTTGCCTTGGGAaaggtcagaatcagatttattatcatcgaCTGAGATGACGTGgagtttgttattttgcagcagcagtacagtgcaaagacaattattataaattacacaaaTAAATAGGAAGTTAGTGATCAtataccattcagaaatctgatagtggagagaaggaagctgttcctgaattgttgactgtGGGTGTTCAGCTTTGTGGTCTTTTTCCCCTtcaagaagagggcatatcctgaatggtgggggtccttagtgatgaatACCTAATCTACTTAAAGTCTTAACAAAGCAAAAGCTACTGGCTTGGCTTTGTTGtgattgcatcagtgtgttgggcccaggatagatcctctgaaagatTGATGCCCTGGAATGTGACACTGCTCACCCTATctaccactgacccctcaatgaggactgacttCCTTTTTATGGTCCAGTCAATGCTTGTGGGAAACTTCAGTTCAGAGATGATTCAAGATTGACTCTTAGAGAATTGTCTTTTTTCAAATCCCTTCCCTCTGGCTCTGGATTAAAATGATTATAAAGTAACTCTTGAGCCCTTCAAGGATATCCTGATAAAAGGAAATCTCAAAACTAATTCTGGGACAAGATGACTGAACAAATATTTCCTGGCATCAACAGGAACAATGACAGAGATAATCAGAAATGATTTTAATCTTGCTGCAAAGGAATTGTTATATTCAGATTTTAAAATTAGAATTTAAAATCACTTAGTTAAATTCTGAGTAGCACACTCCTTTAAAAACACATACCATGATACTTGAGAGTACATCTGATAATAGTTGTGGAAAACATTGTGGAAAACCAGCTGATTTACTGTAATAGATTCTTTATATCCAAGTTGCTGTATCAAACAAGGAGCTTTCATATTTCAAGAGTGTACAGGATGGACCATTGTTCATAGTTTAACCCAGCCTGTCCAATATCTTTGACCTATGTAAATACAGGATGACAGTACTAGCTTAATATAGTTGATCTCAGTAATGCTAAAATCCAGTATCTTgaatttcctttccaaagaaaataTAAGCAACTGGAGAGTGACTTTTCAAGttatgctgaaactggacagaGAGTGTCTGTTTACTGTATGTCATGGATCCAAGTTAGTAGAGCAGTACAATGCTCGTACTTCCTCTGCCAGGTTTTATTTGAATTTCTGTCAGCATACACTTCAATGTTCAGGATGAGGCAACATCTACTACGAATTAACACTGTCAAAATTATTCTTTTGTGATTCATCTAAATGGTTTATTTCTTAAAAGCTGCAAGCAAGTGGAAAATCTTTTGAAAATATAGAACTTGGAGACGTGAACACAAGGAAACAAAAGATTCCTCGGAGAATCATTCACTTTGCAAGTGGCGAAACTATGGAGGAGTACAGCACTGATGAAGAAGAACAGGAAGAAGATAAGAGAGATTTGTTACCTACGATTGATGTGGTAAGATTAAAATTACTATAGTTATTTGCAAATCCTGGCAATAGAAGTGTCCAGGTTTAACGTATTAAACTTTTTTTTCTAGAGCAAACTTCCATGGGGCCCATTTCTGTGGTTCTACATGCTAAGATTTGCAACAGGAACACTATCTGGTAAGCACAGTATTTAGGTAGTATCATTAACTACAATGGTCTTTTGTCTGGATTGGATGATGATTCTGTGATTAGATGCAGGAGTGTAATTAGTTGACAGAATAAAGAGTAAACAATTAAATAAAATCAACCAGAAAACAAACAAAATCTGACTTAATGATAAAGCTGAACAGTCATTAACcaattttgtaattttgtttttgaatagtGTGCGACTTCTTAGGAGAAAAATTAGCTTCCCTTTTTGGTATAAATGCACCAAAATACCAGTATGCTATCGATGAGTACTATAGAATAAAGAAGGAGGTAAGCAAATTGCATGCTATTATTCAGTAAAGAATGTGTAATTTGTCTCAAATCTCACTTTGGAGGTGTTTGTGGGAAAAAAGTATGCACATTTGAACTCCTTAAGCTAATTGGAGACAACAAAGACGATCTGTAATTTCCCATATATAGCCTCAGAATTTGTATTTAGTGCTTTGGAAAGTTTACACGATGCAGAGAAAAGGAGGCTTTAGATCATGCCTCCAGGGGATCATTCATGACttgaagaggaagaaggaaaaaACAATAGCCACCTTAGGTTTGTCCCTTAACTTATGCACCATCAACAACTGTATGACCATCTGACACAATTTAAATTTTAATATTTACATCTAAAAATACCAATATAGTGCTCATAACCATTTCTCTTTATTGAAATCAATGGACAAGGTTTATCTGTGACACATCTACATGGACAGAGGTTATTTGAATGAACAGAAATTATATGTAAACAGCAGGCAGTTGCTGCAATGTCACATTCCCTCGCTACAGATCTTTTGGAACCGATGTCAGTCGGGAAAAGTACTGCATACAGATCGTTACAACTTAGGGACTCCTGACATAAGTGCAAAATCCTATTGATTTGCAAAGAGACTCAGTTAGTTACGTAGGTAAAGCCATGATCATCATGGGGTGGTGAGagggcttgggggggggggggggggggtggatgttaCCAGGAGTGATTATATAGCAAATGGGGAAGAGCAAGATGTAATCATTGATCAAGCAGCAGTAAAAAATATAGATTCTAACAAGATACTTAACCAGTTCTTCTTTCTAAAATGTTTCTATGTGAAGCATTTCAAATCTAAGATACTGACAGTatattttaaactttgaaattcaaAATTCATTTATATCCAAGAGGCTCACGATAGTTTGCAAACTATATCAAATTTTCAGATATTTCTATTTCTTTGATATAGCAAAGAGCCAAGGTTTAAAACACAGATATCAAACAtaattttggaaaaaaaagtcAACTTAAACCAAAAGTTCAAGCAAGTTGTCCAGAGTGGAATCCTACTTTTACTTATTCCTGTGCAATTCTATACCATGGAAGCTCTATATTCACATCAAGTAATTGTCCTCCAATACTCATTACTTTGACCTACATAAACTGTAATGTGAGCTTCCttacgggtttgtggatggtattaatccagtaattcttcaggatcctggcaatccataaggaagctcaaatcacagtttaagcaggtcaaagatgacctaGGACTTAGGGTGGCTAGCATCTCTGTGAACGCAGAGCAGTGCATATTGGCCAGACGGGGCACACGGAAACTCACATCAAGGAGTAAAGGTACATAAAGATACATGAAGcctagaaaaacagagggctatgtggtagggaaattctaggcagtttctagagtaggttatgtggtcagcacaattttgtgggccgacgggcctgtaatgtgctgtgattTCTATGTTgtaaggagcacaggaggtgtaaccgtttgggttacccagagaaattgatagaagaacattgcattcacaatgaccataggattgactttgacagcacaaaactactgtgccacgccAATGGCTTTTGAGACTGcgtggtgaaggaagccattgaaattgtTGTTGTTTTGTGTGGCAGGTGTTTTTCTCTTCACACCTCTCATTGTCATGATGAAGTGGGGCCCGGTAGGGGCAGATGCAAGTCTGTCAGTTTGGGAGCCGGGGTTGGATCAATTTTTGTCTGGCATCTCGTCCACAGTCGTTCCAACATGGGTGGCCCTGAGTTAGCATCATTGCCTGGTGGAGTCCTtgaagcatgcaagcctccacGTGACGTCAATGTGTTGATCCGGGccatgaaggaagccattgaaataaaactagagaaaaggaattttaacaaagacgaaggtctcacTCTAGGTAAAAACTAGAATTCGGTTGTAAACAAGGCGGggcagcggaaacctgattggatgaagacTGACGGATAACAGGGTATATATACACACCATCATCCTAGACATGCCCAGACATCATCCTTGATGAAGGTGGaaaagtttgtcatcgaaacattagttaaaatcgatacctgtacctggttGGCGAATTGTTGCAGAGCAGGAACCCATAGAGAATTGGCATTAGATAAAACAATTTATTGTAAAAAATTAAGTAAAGGAATTTTATTGAATTAAACTTAATTGCCAGTTTGCCTAAGTAAGACTGCTAATATTTGAAACTGTAAATGttgcaggaggaggaggaggaagaagaaaataaaatgtcAGAAGAAGCTGAAAAGAATTTCCAAGAACAAATGGAGAAGCAGCAGGATGTAGCCAGTTCACATGAGGGTTTGCCAGCAGTTAATGCATCATTTGTAAATGTCAGTTTTGAAATAGAAAATGATCCTACACCGATAACGGAAACCAAACATGATCCTATCCCTTCTTAGAGGAAGCTCTACAAAAGGAGGTTAAACAGGCACTCAAGTTCAGCACTCCTCTCCCCCCCAAAAAACAGGCCTTAATTCACTGATTAAAATGCAGCTGTGCCTTGTTAAAGTCATTCACTTTTCACCTAATTTGACCTGCCATCATGAATCTGCTATTATAATAATACTGCACATCAAGTGTTTATTGTTTAATCTATATAATTACATTATTTATTTGTAGTTTTTTGTTCTTTATAAATAAATTGTCTATCCACTTTTGTAAATTACAAAACTTTAATAAAATTTTACGCAAACTATTGTTACACTATGTACAATTTTAAAAACTCAGTACAAATACTTATCAATTAtaactgagggggggggggggggaagaaacaaGCTATGCACAAAATCATGAATCTTCCAGATCAGCACCACCATCGTTGTCATTTGCAACAAGAACTTCTCGGTTTTCATAAGTCCAAAATCCATTTAGATCAATTAGAATGCTGCTGACAGTGTCACCTTGCCCACTGCTTATTAAATCTTGAAGGGTGATTTTATATGGATCTTTAGGCTTAACCATGTCAAAGATTTCATCCTGCAAAATTTAAAATGTTTAGAGAATTTTTTAGATCGAACATTAATTACAGTAAAACAAGGTGTAATGGCTGAACTGGGGCTTCTAGAGCTCCCAACGTTAACTGTTGCCTCATTTTGTAGAAATGTTTTGTAGAAATAATTGCAGGTTCTTATACTTTTTTACAGTTGGATTGTGGATGTGCAATTTAAAGCTGTATGTTAACAGCATAGGTCTTTGTAGAGCAATAGGAATACCAACAGTTTGAAAGGGAAGTCGCTAGACAAACATTTGGTACTCCCAATCACTGCTTTTGATTTATGAGAAATAATTTATTCCTGTCTCCACCTATTATGTAGCTCAAAATAGTTGTGCTTTTGTATTATTTATCATCAGTATCACTTCTCAGTTACAAATATACCTTAACATCCTGAAAAGAAACTGGTTCCTGCCCGTGAAGCTTCATTTGCTCCTGGATAGCCTGTATGAATACAAAACAAATAACGTTAGCTTCATTTCAATTGCAAATAAATCAGTAAAATGCTTTTGCTATAATCTATGTCAGTGCTTAGGTTTGCAAACATGTAATGAACATTTATTTAGAGGTCCTTTCAAAAATGAAATCTTAACAAGACACTTCAAACTTAGTAGCTGACATCAAGCATCCCAGCTTAAGGTACTATACAGATAAGTAGAGAACACATACACGCAAATATTAAAATAACTTATTCTGTTAAAAGGTTAATATTACTGAACTTTTTCTCTAGAGACCTGGACTAATCCTTCAGGTTCAAATTCCACTAGAAGAGTTTCAGAATTTAAAAGAAATCTTGAAATAAAAAAGCTCAGCAAAAGTGCCCAAGGAATATTAATTTGCATGAAAACTGAAGAGCTTTGCTAATGTCAGGGAGGGAACAAATCTGCCTTGTATGTGATTTCAGCTTCACACTAATGTTTGGCCCACCTGTTACTACATGGCCATTAAATCATCAAAAAGTAGATAGCCTTTTATGCAATTTTTCAAGGCATTATTCTGCAAAGCATCCCTTGTTGATAAATTGAACCTGGTACCAAAGTCTCCAGCTTACATTCATTCATAATTAGGTCTATGAGACAATATCCCAAGCACCTTTCAGCATCATCACAGTGGAGTCTTGATTATTGGAAGATCTCAATACTAGCCTTACTCGAAGTTATATATCAGCAGGTTGAATAACAATGAACTCTTGTGCTGATTCTCACCTCCCTTTATGAGGCACCACTTAGAGAAGCCACTAAAATAACGTACTTTGGGTGGGGATTTCATATTCCATCACTGAGGATGGTTTGGTACCTAGAGAATCTGGCCAAACCCCGAAGGATGTTGCTGTCAGAATGAGGCTGCAGCAGATGGCTCTTTACCTTTATGGGTTGTTCAAAAAAAGCCTGACCATAGTCAATTGGACCTCAGCCAAATTACATTAACTACATCCACATCTTAAATACAACAATCTCAAACAAGCTATTGATCTGTTTGAGGATGAAAAAAAATTCATCAAGAATataggatatcaaaagtttcttcagatacataaagagtaaaagagaggtgagtgtgGATATCAGACCGATGGAAAACGATGCTcgacaggtagtaatggggaacaattaGTGGACCAAAGGAAAAAGTATTTTGTATCATAATATACAACAATATAGTGgaataatatggtggaattcttcattaagatggagagtgacatagttaattcagaaacaaaggttctgaacttaaagaagggtaactttgaaggtatgagacgtgaattagctaagatagactggcaaatgatacttaaagggttgacggtggatatgcaatggcaagcatttaaagatcgcatggatgaactacaacaattgttcatcccagtttggcaaaagaataaaccagggaagatggtgcacccatggctgacaagggaaattagggatagtatcaaatccaaagaagaaacatacaaattagcaaaaaaaagcggcacacctgaggactgggagaaattcagagaccagcagaggaggacaaagggcttaattaggaaagggaaaaaagattatgagagaaagctggcagggaacataaaaactgactgtaaaagcttttatagatatgtgaaaagaaaaagattggtcaaaacaaatgtaggtcccttacagtcagaaacaggtgaattgatcatggggaacaaggatatGGCAGACCAAttaaataactactttggttctgtcttcactaaggaggacataaataatcttccggaaatagtaagggactgagggtctagtgagatggaggaactgagggaaatacatgttagtagggaagtggtgttaggtaaattgaagggattaaaggcagataaatccccaggaccagatggtctgcatcccagagtgcttaaggaagtagcccaagaaatagtggatgcattagtgataatttgtcaaaactccttagattctggattagttcctgaggattggagggtggctaatgtaacccactttttaaaaaaggagggagagaaaaaccaaggaattatagaccggtgagtggtagtgggaaaaatgctagagtcggttatcaaagatgtgataacagcacatttgcaaagaggtgaaatcatcggacaaagtcagcatggatttgtgaaaggaaaatcatgtctggcgaaccttatagaattttttgaagatgtaactagtagagtggataggggagagccagtggatgtggtatatttagattttcaaaaggcttttgacaaggtcccacacaggaggttagtgtgcaaacttaaagctcatggtattgggggtatggtatttatgtggatagagaattggttggcagacaggaagcaaagagtgggagtaagcgggaccttttcagaacggcaggcagtgactagtggggtaccgcaaggctcagtgctgggaccccagttgtttacaatatatattaatgatttagacgagggaactaaatgcagcatctccaagtttgcagatgacacgaagctgggcggcggtgttagctgtgaggaggatgcagggtaacttggataggttaggtgagtgggcaaattcatggcagatgcaatttaatgtggataaatgtgaggttatccactttggttgcaagaacaggaaaacagattattatctgaatggtggccgactaggaaaaggggagatgcaacgagacctgggtgtcattatacaccagtcattgaaggtggcatgcaggtacagcaggcagtgcaaaaggcaaatggtatgttggcattcatagcaaaaggatttgagtacaggagcagggaggttctactgcagttgtacaaggccttggtgagaccgcacctgagtattgtgtgcagttttggtccctaatctgaggaaagacattcttgccatagtaGGAGtataaagaaggttcaccagattgattcctgggatggcaggactttcatatgaagaaagactggatcgactaggcttatactcactggaatttagaagattgaggggggatcttattgaaacgtataaaattctaaagggattggacaggttagatgcaggaagattgtttccgatgttggggaagtccagaacgcggggtcacagtttaaggataaaggggaagccttttaggaccgagatgaggaaaaacttcttcacacagagagtggtgaatctgtggaattctctgccacaggaaacagttgaggctggttcattagctatatttaagaggaagttagatatggcccttgtggctaaagggatcgggggtatggagagaaagcaggtacagggttctgagttggatgatcagccatgctcatactaaatggcggtgcaggctcaaaaggctgaatggcctactcctgcacctattctctatgtttctatgtatcagtctttactgtggaagacactagcagtatggtggaagttccaggtgtcggggacaagaagtgtgtgaagttaccataacgagagtgaaggttcttgggaaactgaaaggtctgaaggtagataagtcacttagtccagatggtgtacaccccagagttttgaaagaggtggctgaagagatcgtggaggcattagtaatgatctttcaagaataactagattctggactggttccagaagacaggaaaattgtgaatgtcgctccactcttcaagatgggagagaggcagaagaaaggaaactataggccagttagtcttatctcaatggttgggaaggtgttggagtcaattattcagGAATGATGTCTCAAGGgacttggaggctcatgataaagtaagcagtagtcagcatggtttcctcaggaaAAATCTTGCATAACAAATTCATTGGAActctttgaagaggtaacaagcaggacagacgaaggagaattggttgatgttgtgtacttgaattttcagaaggcctttgacaaggtgccacacgaggctgcctaacaagttatgagcccatagtattacaggaaagattcaagcATGGTTAAAGTCTTggtgagacaaagagtgggaataaagggagccacagggctctgtgttgggacggattctttttactttatatgtcaatgatttagatgatgaacttgatggctttgttgtacagtttgcagacgatatgaagataggtggtgatgcaggcagttttgaggaagtagagaggctacagaaggacttagactaggagaatgggcaaagaaatggcagatggtatacagtgtcaggaagtaaatggtagaagaaataaaagggttgactattttctaaatggagagaaaatacaaaaaactgggctcaaagggacttgggagtccttgtgcaggattccctaaagtttaatttgcaggtggatgtgatgttaacattcatttcaagaggactagaatataaaagcaaagatgtaatgttgaaactttataaaacactggtgaggcctcacctggaataTTATGAGCATGTCTGGGCCCCTTAgataggatgtgctgaaactagagaggattcaaaggcggttcataaaaatgattccagcattgaatagcttgtcatatgaagaatgtttgatgactctgggcctgtattcagtagaattcagaagaatgaggggtgacctcattgaaacctattgaatggtgaaaggccttgatagagtggatgtggagaagatgtttcctatggtgggagagtctaagaccacaggacagagcctcaaaatagagagagtcgtccttttagaacggagatgaagaggaatttctttagccagagagtggagaatctgaaattctttgccacaggcagctgtggaggcaactctttatgtatatttaaggcaggggttgatagattcttaattggtcagagcatgaagggatacaggtagaaggcaggagattggagccgaCAGATAAATtagatcagccaggatgaaatggcagagcagactcgatgggctgaatggcctaattctgctcctgcaccTTAAGGTAAGAATGTAACTCTTGTGGTGGTACTAAACAAATCAGCCTGATCAGCATAAAGGAGTGAGCCGAGCTGGCTTGGCCCAGCCTGAACCTAAGCATTCACTGGAATATATACTGCACCTGACCCAAACCCAATACGTACAGCTGGGCTCCAGCAGGTTTTAGTCCTCACCAATCTACTATTAGCTGATACATCTGTTAATGACACATCAGTATTTGTAATCATTACAATCCTTCTGGAGAGGCCATTTTCAAAAGGTGGGAGCTTTGTGCAGTAATACCACCATGTTGAGTGTTTCAGATCAACAGGTCCACTGTTTTACAACTTAGCTCTCAAAACACTGTGCCCATCAAAGACATTAATGGAAAACATTTCAATGTCCTGTTTCCACTGCAAAGGTACTGCCTAATGTTCTGAATATCCCCAGTGTTTTGATTTCATTTTAGATTTACAGCAACTGCAGTTTTTTGCTTTTCAATTAACGTGGGTAACTTCACAAAGGTCTGCACCTTTAGAAGCAAAAGACCCCCACACTCTAATGTAAAGTCTGCAGAGGTTTCCATCATCCTGACTTGAAAATGAAATTCTGTTCTCTCTCTTGCTTGATCAAAATCTTGGAATATGTAATGCAACATCATTCTGTGCACATGTTTCAAATGTACACTGAACAATTGGCTTTTAATTCAGAGATTACAGCATTTTATAATATAAACAGGTCCTTTGGTGTACAAAACCTGTGCAGGACATGGTGTCAATTAAGCTAATTCCTTCAGTTTACACCTGGAGCTATCCCTCCATTCTATCCATATTCTTGTgcttatctaaaagcctcttgaatgCCACTATCATCTCCATCACCACCAGCATCGCCAGAAGCACATTGCAGATACTaccattctg is a window of Hemitrygon akajei chromosome 3, sHemAka1.3, whole genome shotgun sequence DNA encoding:
- the fam177a1 gene encoding protein FAM177A1, whose translation is MAEKLPGLGLYLSPGNVLLTGGSMDAEKLQASGKSFENIELGDVNTRKQKIPRRIIHFASGETMEEYSTDEEEQEEDKRDLLPTIDVSKLPWGPFLWFYMLRFATGTLSVCDFLGEKLASLFGINAPKYQYAIDEYYRIKKEEEEEEEENKMSEEAEKNFQEQMEKQQDVASSHEGLPAVNASFVNVSFEIENDPTPITETKHDPIPS